A genome region from Gadus chalcogrammus isolate NIFS_2021 chromosome 7, NIFS_Gcha_1.0, whole genome shotgun sequence includes the following:
- the emsy gene encoding BRCA2-interacting transcriptional repressor EMSY, which translates to MPMIQLEKPLATGTMPVVWPTILDLGRDECKRILRKLELEAYAGVISALRAQGDLTKDKKDLLGELTKILGISTERHRAEVRRAVNDERLTTIAYHMSGPNSASEWSIEGRRLVPLMPRLVPQTAFTVTANAVANATAHQNASLLLPAETGNKEVVVCYSYTSTTCTPTSATATGGGSLAVKSSPRPPSPASNVVLLPSGSTVYVKSVSCSDEDEKPRKRRRTNSSGSSPVVLKEVAKATAPSVSKGVGLPMASPMVGLSASSPKMSNIMQSIANSLPPHLSPVKITFAKPTIQSTSSTTQKVIIVTTSPSSNFVPNILSKSHSHGNSASAAALSKLVSTSMLTAASHKQTVVFPSAAAAAVAVTAVVSASPAAVMSTVAQCSASAGVKVASARLPSPKTMAGSPTQIMAQFPKQLQQQQGATISVSQAQASSSTSSSMAGSKPTIQIKQESGVKIITQQVQPSKILPKPSSVGLSSSSSSPIMVVSSNGAIMSTKLVSQPTATQTTYTRPTVSPNMSARISAAAAAAGATYVKTTSGSIITVVPKSLATLGGKIISSNIVSGTTTKITTIPMTSKPNVIVVQKTTGKGATIQGLPGKNVVTTLLNAGGEKSLQAVQGSKPAIITASRPITKMIVTQPKGMSSGAQATATKIIPTKIVYGQQGKTQVLIKPKPVFQAAVVSEQTRQLVSETLQQASRSSAEAGQSQPPGAEGAAPRDETPAGFLDETPHTSATQDSQPVVHLVTTREQDWMEQEVVESSPTTTIIYQDMSVGESQSATSTIKALLELQQQTTVKERAEAKPRQHTIDLSQMAVPLQQAQDKRQAPAPARPSTTTTTTIIATTTPSSSSEADAAPEQHTAGKGGRVGASSEVEDVVMSSTQPPGRMLKTPGQLTVVTKVVSTTSAESLLSLKPAVSHPKPYSTLEAGELEGDTLDPQTGLFYRSSQPAAHPQPSSSQAPPTPSSAPAPAPAPVLSPAPPPPPQLQSRPQISQPSPSSATPSPSSTSSSPPPPKPAAATPATAPPTLTQSPKEKPLSAAGPPGPKAGPVATAAPTTTAAAATATTKPPLTPQLPRLQQAPTTAHHRPIHAPLSQPPPLQAHHPVGTEKSSSSGQQQQPIITQSATVTKITFGGSHHSPSPHFAAVRADAVAAAAAAAAPGSSKPSGSSDILKISMMEAEIDPSVEPMVVDSSSDRKAPGLLLHHHLHHHLHHHDDGGGAAVPATSDMMDAGQLISSTGPAAHRPAHLKAERGGPFGRLGALATQRKQEDMDVIEVIPQFSILPDSSQSNVVVEPSGFLEITNYTSQQLDRDSPMMEPEVDSSSNDDDSSMAGPP; encoded by the exons ATG CCCATGATTCAGCTGGAGAAACCGCTGGCGACCGGCACCATGCCTGTGGTGTGGCCCACCATACTGGACCTCGGCAGGGATGAGTGCAAGAGGATACTGCGCAAGCTGG AGTTGGAGGCCTACGCCGGAGTGATCAGCGCTCTGCGAGCCCAAGGCGACCTCACCAAGGACAAGAAGGACCTGCTGGGGGAGCTCACCAAGATCCTGGG CATCTCCACAGAGCGCCACCGCGCCGAGGTCCGCAGGGCGGTCAACGATGAGCGCCTCACCACCATCGCCTACCA CATGTCTGGACCCAACAGCGCCTCCGAGTGGTCCATCGAGGGCCGGCGCCTCGTTCCGCTCATGCCCAGACTGGTGCCGCAGACGGCCTTCACCGTGACGGCCAACGCCGTGGCCAACGCCACGGCCCATCAGAACGCATCCCTCCTGTTGCCGGCTGAAACGGGCAACAAAGAAG TCGTCGTGTGCTACTCCTACACGAGCACCACCTGCACCCCCACCAGCGCCACGGCGACGGGGGGCGGGTCCCTGGCGGTGAAGTCGTCGCCGCGGCCGCCCAGCCCGGCCTCAAACGTGGTGCTGCTGCCCAGCGGGAGCACGGTCTACGTGAAGA GTGTGAGCTGCTCCGACGAGGACGAGAAGCCCCGCAAGCGCCGGCGCACCAACTCGTCGGGCTCGTCCCCCGTGGTGCTGAAGGAGGTCGCCAAGGCGACGGCGCCGTCCGTCTCCAAGGGCGTGGGCCTGCCCATGGCCTCGCCCATGGTGGGGCTGTCGGCCAGCAGCCCTAAGATGAGCAACATCATGCAGAGCATCGCCAACTCACTGCCGCCGCATCTGTCGCCCGTCAAGATCACCTTCGCCAAGCCCACCATCCAgagcaccagcagcaccacgcaGAAG GTGATCATCGTGACGACCTCGCCCAGCTCCAACTTCGTGCCCAACATCCTGTCCAAGTCCCACTCCCATGGCAACAGTGCCAGCGCGGCGGCCCTCTCCAAGCTGGTGTCAACCTCCATGCTGACGGCGGCCAGCCACAAGCAGACGGTGGTGTTccccagcgccgccgccgccgccgtcgccgtgACGGCCGTGGTGTCGGCCAGCCCGGCGGCCGTCATGTCCACCGTCGCTCAGT GCTCTGCGTCTGCTGGCGTGAAGGTGGCGTCGGCTCGTCTGCCCTCCCCAAAGACCATGGCGGGCTCGCCCACCCAGATCATGGCCCAGTTCCccaagcagctgcagcagcagcagggcgcCACCATCAGCGTCAGCCAGGcccaggcctcctcctccaccagctccagcaTGGCCGGCTCCAAGCCCACCATTCAGATCAAGCAAGAGTCAG gtgtGAAGATCATCACCCAGCAGGTGCAGCCCAGTAAGATCCTGCCCAAGCCCTCCTCGGTGGGCctgtccagcagcagctcctccccCATCATGGTGGTCAGCAGCAACGGAGCCATCATGAGCACCAAGCTGGTGTCCCAGCCGACAG CCACCCAGACCACCTACACCAGGCCCACGGTCAGCCCCAACATGAGCGCCCGCatctcggcggcggcggcggcggccggcgccACCTACGTGAAGACCACGAGCGGCAGTATCATCACTGTGGTGCCCAAGTCTCTGGCCACGCTCGGGGGGAAGATCATCAGCAGCAACATCGTCTCTG GCACCACGACTAAGATCACCACCATCCCGATGACGTCCAAGCCCAACGTCATCGTGGTCCAGAAGACCACGGGGAAAGGAGCCACCATCCAGGGGCTGCCGGGCAAGAACGTGGTCACCACGCTGCTCAACGCCGGG GGTGAAAAGAGCTTGCAGGCAGTCCAGGGCAGCAAGCCGGCCATCATCACCGCCTCCAGGCCCATCACCAAGATGATCGTCACGCAGCCCAAGGGCATGAGCTCAGGGGCCCAGGCCACGGCCACCAAGATCATCCCCACCAAGATAGTGTACGGCCAGCAGGGCAAGACGCAG GTGCTGATCAAGCCCAAGCCGGTGTTCCAGGCGGCGGTGGTGAGCGAGCAGACCCGGCAGCTGGTGAGCGAGACCCTGCAGCAGGCGTCCCGCTCCTCGGCGGAGGCGGGCCAGAGCCAGCCCCCTGGGGCGGAGGGGGCGGCGCCCAGGGACGAGACCCCCGCCGGCTTCCTGGACGAGACCCCGCACACCAGCGCCACCCAGG ACTCTCAGCCTGTAGTTCACCTGGTGACCACTAGGGAGCAGGATTGGatggagcaggaggtggtggagtccagtcccaccaccaccatcatctaCCAGGACATGTCTGTCGGGGAGTCCCAGtccgccacctccaccatcaaggCTCTGCTGGAGTTGCAGCAGCAGACCACTG TGAAGGAGAGGGCTGAGGCCAAGCCCCGGCAGCACACCATAGACCTCAGCCAGATGGCTGTGCCCCTCCAGCAGGCCCAGGACAAGAGGCAGGCCCCTGCCCCGGCCcggccctccaccaccaccaccaccactatcatcgCCACTaccacgccctcctcctcctccgaggccGACGCAGCTCCGGAGCAGCACACTGCAG GTAAAGGCGGTCGCGTCGGAGCGTCCTCCGAGGTCGAGGACGTGGTCATGTCGTCCACCCAGCCGCCCGGCAGGATGCTGAAGACCCCCGGGCAGCTCACCGTGGTCACCAAGGTGGTCTCCACCACGTCGGCAGAGTCCCTCCTCAGCCTCAAG CCCGCCGTCAGCCACCCCAAGCCCTACAGCACGCTGGAGGCGGGGGAGCTGGAGGGCGACACGTTGGACCCCCAGACCGGCCTGTTCTACCGCTCTAGCCAGCCCGCCGCCCACCCGCAGCCCTCCTCCTCgcaagccccgcccaccccaaGCTCCGCCCCCGCTCCGGCCCCCGCCCCTGtcctaagccccgcccccccgcctccaccccagCTGCAGAGCCGGCCCCAGATCAGCCAGCCCTCCCCTTCGTCGGCCACGCCCTCCCCGTCGTCCACGTCGTCCTCGCCC CCCCCGCCCaagcccgccgccgccaccccggccacggccccgcccaccctcACACAGAGTCCCAAGGAGAAGCCGCTGAGCGCGGCGGGGCCGCCGGGGCCCAAGGCGGGCCCTGTAGCTAccgccgcccccaccaccaccgccgccgccgccaccgccaccaccaagcCCCCACTGACGCCTCAGCTCCCCCGGCTCCAGCAGGCCCCCACCACGGCCCACCACAGGCCCATCCACGCACCGCTGTCCCAgccgccccccctccaggcccaccACCCGGTGGGCACGGAGAAGAGCTCCTCCTCCGGCCAG cagcagcagccaatcaTCACGCAGAGCGCCACCGTCACCAAGATCACGTTCGGCGGGAGCCACCACTCGCCCTCGCCGCACTTTGCCGCCGTGCGAGCGGATGCTGTGGCAGCAGccgcagcggcggcggcg cCCGGCTCCTCCAAGCCCTCGGGGTCGTCGGACATCCTGAAGATCTCCATGATGGAGGCGGAGATCGACCCCAGCGTGGAGCCCATGGTGGTGGACTCGTCCAGCGACCGCAAGGCcccaggcctcctcctccaccaccacctccaccaccacctccatcaccacgacGACGGGGGCGGTGCGGCGGTGCCGGCCACCTCGGACATGATGGACGCGGGCCAGCTGATCAGCAGCACGGGGCCCGCGGCCCACCGCCCGGCCCACCTGAAGGCGGAGCGCGGCGGGCCCTTCGGACGCCTCGGGGCCCTGGCGACCCAGAGGAAACAGGAGGACATGGACGTGATCGAG